From the genome of Pieris brassicae chromosome Z, ilPieBrab1.1, whole genome shotgun sequence:
CAGACATCCACGCAGAGTGAGATCAATATAAAACgactattataatttaactctATAACAGAGAACTCAGCCAGTAATTAATTGATGGAATGACCATTTCACTAAATAAAAgggtaaaaaaataagaatgtttaagtaagatgatgatgatgatgcgCGCGTATTTGGGGATTTTGCGAAACTATCcaacctatttttaaaagagttcAAAGAGGTCACAAATTACACTTTCTGGAAGCCTATTCCAGTCGGCCACTACTCGGTTTGGGACAAAGTTCTTTAGggaatttgtgttatattgaGTGGTTTTCAGTTTAAAAGAACTACTcccaaatatgtattttaaccTAAAATAAAGAGATTCTCAATTCCTGGAACATTATAGTGGCAAGTGAGGATTTTATATGCTTCAATGAGATTTTCTCTTAATCGCCTACTTCCTTAATGAAAGAATGAAACCTATTGACacagaatttataatattttcatttctaCAAGACACATCATGAATTCTGTTACAATTTGCGTTATTAATACACATTAAAGATGACTCTATAAATTCTCTATTTTTCCAGAATGCATTCAACACTTTTATTACTATCGATATACACAATAGGGACGCTTGCTACTCCAGTAGATTATCCTATTAAAGTCGATCTTCCAGTATATGAAGATCCTGGAACATTTAAAGGGCCATCTGATATTCATCTAGCTGAACCCCTATTACCCGAAAATCATCCTGGAGTTGACACGCTACACAATAATAAACCTAATTTAGTGGATCATAAACTAGGAGCGGCAAACGATATACTTCATTACAAAACCCGAGTaagcaaatatttttgaatacgAGCTTGGAACAGATTAAAAAGCAATTTCAAccgctttaattaaattcatttaaattgaaaatacgCTTACGCTCAATAAGCCACAAGTGAAATATTTAGACACAAATAATTTCTTCCATTTCCAGTTAGGATATGGAACAAAGACTGAAGGGGCATTGCTGGAAACTGAAGGATTCGGCAGTAAAGTTCTTTCTGTCAACGAAGGCATTCAGCATGTTGCCGCTGGGTTTTTACAGGTACatagtatgaaaaaaaaaatttacactttACTTGTCACACTATAAACAActtcataaacaataaaattattgtattcaaaTACGAAACATAATGTTCATAACTATGGGTCGAAAGTCAGGTATACTTGAACCTACAAGTATTTACACATATGATTTGCTTTTTGCATAACATACCTACATcatatttctgaaaaatacATTAGATAAACTATAggtgaaaaatttaaaacgctTTATATCAATGACggatgttttataataatgtttatgctTTTAATAGCCGAAACCGATAGTGGATACAATACGAGAAGAGGAGAAGTACGGAAATACAGGtgacaaattttataacactGGTCGAGCAATTGTCGGCGGTGCGGAGCGGATATCGAACCTCGTCAATTCATTGATTGCGGTGAGATTTAATATGGTTCTATTTTTGATGTATCAGTTACTACATTTTCATATAGCATTTTATTTGCCGTCAAGTGTGTTtggattatattattaggtaCTACTCTAGACTTAACACTTAATAACCCACGACAAAAATATCACCAGTGTAACGACACTATTGACTcattagataaatataatttctggtatttagtaaattaagtaagtttttcatcttattacattttttaatatcgcCTGCTCATCTACCTGTCTGGCGCTTCCTTCCTACCTACACCTAGGATCTACTCTAGATTCTAAGTAGAGACTATTAGCGATTATGACACCTACATGTCaaacttatttataagtcTCGAAACTGACTCTTAACagtttgaatattattattgcagaTACCAGGAACCCTGTTGAACACTATAACTCGATCCGCCTCCGAAAAACTGAATGCATTTGGTGGAAAACTTGTTGGTTTATAGATAGATATttgttagaattaaaaaaatcaaattagttattgaataattctgtattgtcttttgtaattttaattattatcttacTTACGCATTTCTTCCACTTACTATTTCCTTTCTTCTTTTCCCAATATCTTTTCTTTTTACTCACTAGGGTTGCCTGAGAGAGATCGCTTAATAGCTTTAAAGCAGCTCGTCACACTCctaatcatttaaattaagatatttttattttaacggcAATGCAATgtgttcaaaaataaaaaatctaatcataattatataataagttgcatttattttaatactcgATTAGTTACCTcggaattcattttatgaaagTCGTAattaatgagaaaatataacaattgatAATAGGTTTCGTAAAGGAAAATCTAGTCaagtaaagtaaaatcaaGTAAAGAAATCTCTAGATAAAGCGACAATACCCGTAACTGCTGAGTTAAAGTgtgctaaaataataaaaacacaagaACAACAAAATATTCCATTAGTACCTGACCAGAGTATATTTcgtttattattcatttaaaataccttttatttAGCTCAACTGAATacttcttttgttttgaatttcgCGGCTTCGCGCAGGTCAcgctaaaatgataagaacACACGAAAACCACCGCGCGTATAGTTCTCCCGAAACCTCATGGCACAtagggaaataaaaatatgttgtgGGCAACTGGGGAAATTAGATTTAGTCATCTTGatactgtttaattttaatttgtctttagtattaatgaaaatgaaatatattagtgatttgtatgaataatgttattatacaTCAGGTTCTAAggaaggaaaatatatcatgaaaaatacatcaattgtaaattactttatttactaatttattatatatcattttaatcacacaaataatttaaaacctcATTCATAACTAGAAAACGATTCCATTTTTTGTAGAGATGTTTATTAGAAATCAGCTTCTagcaattcaattattatatcatgCTTGATAAAATTGtcttcaattttctttacaCATTCACAACATTTTTGCCATACATGGAATGATAACAAGCAATatccattaaaattaatgaaggTCTTGTTAAATTTGGAATTAGCTTCTCTGTCACcagttttgtaaaattatctgTATTCATATTGTGGTGATAGTTGACAGATAGACTTGTTGCCAGCAGTTATTTACAGAACATGAACCGAGAATGTGAGTCTCGTCTAAATAAATCACTCAATGCTCTTTAGCTTCACGGTTCTACGTTATATGCTTCAAAAACTTTTACATTTGTAGTTTTATGTCATCTCTTTCCATCAAAATGGTCCTTTACGTATTGCATTTCATATATTCAAAACCAATCTCCTACAGTACaagtctgtaaaaaaaataacaattatcatGTTACTCAAACAATAGGTtaaactttccaatatggaccgtcgataTTTGAGGTTTTAGGGGGCAGGGGTGAGGGGGTTGAGAACTACCCCCCTATGCCATCCTCAACCTGCGGAGCCCCATTGTTATGGAGATATTCATGGTTAAAGTTTTGAGGTTACGGGTTACCATTCGGTAACGATTTAGAAACCGTGGCCCAAATTCGATGATACTGATTATGTAGGTACTCTGTACCTTGATTTGAACTTTTCCAAGTGAATTTTGTTGCCAGAATTgcgtttaagtatttaaaaaaaattattaaaattttaattgtaaacaaaCCGTACATCTTCTACATTTCTATCGGTTATTAGAGATGTGACATTCtgcataaaaaatagtttttttaataaatcgattatttttagcatgtaaaatctattttttttatttaccgattatttcctaattttttaactttaatgttttagtataataaCCCCCAACCACTTTCACGCGCCagaaacagttattaaaaaatattaataacctaaccgaacaatagATATTAATTGGTTTTTGGACTTCTCCggcgctacgggaaatgcagcccctccacccttgcgtaccaaagcACAGGCATTttatgcaagccgtagcggctaaGGAA
Proteins encoded in this window:
- the LOC123718611 gene encoding uncharacterized protein LOC123718611; this encodes MHSTLLLLSIYTIGTLATPVDYPIKVDLPVYEDPGTFKGPSDIHLAEPLLPENHPGVDTLHNNKPNLVDHKLGAANDILHYKTRLGYGTKTEGALLETEGFGSKVLSVNEGIQHVAAGFLQPKPIVDTIREEEKYGNTGDKFYNTGRAIVGGAERISNLVNSLIAIPGTLLNTITRSASEKLNAFGGKLVGL